The Microbacterium sp. KUDC0406 genome includes a window with the following:
- a CDS encoding S1C family serine protease: MSDVESGSIEADAEGPDAASVQTPWWRRPWALATGAGIAVIALGIGGGLIGSGILNGSRGAGACDAISVSERALPSVVTVWATGQRGSGNGSGAVIDADGLIVTNDHVIAPAVTGTRVTGSLAVTLADGERLDAELVGRDPQTDLAVLRVSRDGGLPEIAFGDSAQVRTGQPVVALGAPLGQSNTVTSGIISALNRSLTLPTGDGGVTVITGALQTDAAINPGNSGGALVDCDGRLIGVNTAISTVPDSEGGGSGGSIGIGFAVPSDTVQAITDELVASGRVDHPSFGIEVSTLTPSAAAQFGVPPGLVITSVVEGGSADQGGLQVGDLITRIGSQSAPTAAHLAAVTVRAAPGDEVEVTFLRREKTRTATLTLQPNPAS, translated from the coding sequence GAGTCGGGTTCGATCGAAGCGGATGCTGAGGGGCCGGATGCCGCGTCCGTCCAGACGCCGTGGTGGCGGCGCCCCTGGGCTCTGGCCACCGGTGCGGGCATCGCCGTGATCGCGCTCGGCATCGGCGGCGGGCTCATCGGCTCCGGCATCCTGAACGGGTCGCGAGGTGCAGGTGCCTGCGATGCGATCTCGGTCTCGGAGCGCGCACTTCCTTCGGTGGTCACGGTGTGGGCGACCGGGCAGCGCGGAAGCGGCAACGGCAGCGGCGCCGTCATCGACGCGGACGGATTGATCGTCACCAACGACCACGTGATCGCGCCCGCCGTCACCGGCACGCGTGTCACCGGATCGCTCGCCGTGACGCTCGCCGACGGCGAGCGCCTCGACGCCGAGCTGGTCGGGCGCGACCCGCAGACCGACCTCGCTGTACTGCGCGTCTCGCGCGACGGCGGCCTTCCCGAGATCGCGTTCGGCGACTCCGCGCAGGTGCGCACCGGACAGCCCGTGGTGGCGCTCGGCGCGCCCCTCGGCCAGTCGAACACCGTCACCTCGGGCATCATCAGCGCGCTGAACCGCTCGCTGACGCTGCCCACCGGCGACGGGGGAGTCACGGTGATCACGGGCGCGCTGCAGACGGATGCGGCGATCAACCCCGGCAACTCCGGCGGCGCGCTGGTCGACTGCGACGGCCGCCTGATCGGCGTGAACACCGCCATCTCGACCGTGCCCGACAGCGAAGGCGGCGGATCGGGCGGCAGCATCGGGATCGGCTTCGCGGTGCCGTCGGACACCGTGCAGGCGATCACGGACGAGCTGGTCGCCAGTGGTCGCGTCGACCATCCGTCGTTCGGCATCGAGGTCAGCACGCTGACGCCGTCGGCCGCCGCGCAGTTCGGCGTGCCGCCCGGGCTCGTGATCACCTCGGTGGTCGAGGGCGGCTCGGCCGACCAGGGCGGGCTGCAGGTGGGCGACCTGATCACACGGATCGGTTCGCAGTCCGCGCCGACGGCCGCGCACCTCGCCGCCGTGACCGTGCGCGCGGCGCCGGGTGACGAGGTCGAGGTGACGTTCCTGCGCAGGGAGAAGACCCGGACGGCGACGCTCACGCTGCAGCCGAATCCGGCATCCTGA
- a CDS encoding VanZ family protein, whose protein sequence is MTSPIPTPSPPSSVAPRVFVTMLALAGVLALTVAPRRIVAPARGAFMHLAHVWAGPVVEPMTFLQIEGTLNALLFVPLGAALALLLSRRWWILAPLIAFALSFGVETIQARIPGRVPDLGDVLWNTAGALAGAIVAGLVRLLRDGLTRARRVRRSR, encoded by the coding sequence ATGACCTCTCCGATTCCGACGCCCTCGCCGCCGTCGTCCGTCGCGCCGCGCGTCTTCGTGACGATGCTGGCGCTCGCCGGAGTCCTCGCACTCACCGTCGCGCCGCGCAGGATCGTGGCGCCCGCACGAGGAGCATTCATGCATCTGGCACACGTCTGGGCCGGTCCGGTCGTCGAACCGATGACCTTCCTGCAGATCGAGGGCACGCTCAACGCCCTGCTGTTCGTTCCGCTCGGCGCCGCGCTCGCACTGCTGCTGAGCAGACGGTGGTGGATCCTCGCCCCGCTGATCGCGTTCGCGCTCTCCTTCGGCGTCGAGACGATCCAGGCCCGCATCCCGGGGCGCGTCCCCGACCTCGGCGACGTGCTGTGGAACACGGCGGGTGCCCTCGCCGGGGCGATCGTCGCCGGCCTGGTCCGCCTGCTGCGCGACGGCCTCACCCGCGCGCGGCGCGTCCGGCGATCCCGGTGA
- a CDS encoding FhaA domain-containing protein, translating to MGLLDSFEKGLERAVNGAFAKTFRSGVQPVEIASALRREADTRAAVVSRDRIIAPNEYVVRLAADDAQRMQALGGALTDELLALMTSHASAQGYSFAGVLTIRLEADEKLGTGTVHVDSGSVQGNLSWQGVVEVGGRRHPLTKARTVIGRGSDADVTISDAGSSRRHAEILWDGERALLRDLGSTNGTKIDGQKIREAALPPETTFMIGRTDLTFRVIPVSGRDDATRAMGTLS from the coding sequence GTGGGACTACTTGACAGCTTCGAGAAGGGTCTCGAGCGCGCCGTCAACGGTGCGTTCGCGAAGACCTTCCGCAGCGGCGTCCAGCCGGTCGAGATCGCCTCGGCCCTGCGCCGCGAGGCCGACACCAGGGCCGCGGTCGTCAGTCGCGACCGCATCATCGCGCCCAACGAGTACGTCGTGCGCCTCGCCGCCGACGACGCGCAGCGGATGCAGGCGCTCGGGGGCGCTCTCACCGACGAGCTGCTCGCGCTGATGACCTCGCACGCCTCCGCACAGGGCTACAGCTTCGCCGGCGTGCTCACCATCCGGCTCGAGGCCGACGAGAAGCTCGGCACCGGCACCGTGCACGTCGACTCCGGGTCGGTGCAGGGCAACCTCTCCTGGCAGGGCGTGGTCGAGGTCGGCGGACGCCGCCACCCGCTCACCAAGGCCCGCACCGTCATCGGCCGCGGCAGCGACGCCGACGTCACGATCTCGGATGCCGGTTCCAGTCGACGCCACGCGGAGATCCTGTGGGACGGCGAGCGCGCACTGCTGCGCGACCTCGGCTCCACGAACGGCACCAAGATCGACGGGCAGAAGATCCGCGAGGCGGCGCTGCCGCCCGAGACGACGTTCATGATCGGACGCACCGACCTCACGTTCCGCGTCATCCCCGTCTCCGGCCGCGACGACGCCACGCGCGCGATGGGCACGCTGTCGTGA
- a CDS encoding FHA domain-containing protein FhaB/FipA — protein MRPPHPPLPLPSAPAKGRSTGPATTSTATKLVITSGPKAGLEVPLGTEPLSIGRSSESGLVIRDDYTSSHHARLVPRGGTWTIQDLESTNGTFLNGQRLAGPPVPISIGTPIKVGATTFELRA, from the coding sequence GTGAGGCCGCCGCATCCGCCACTCCCGCTCCCGTCGGCGCCCGCGAAGGGACGCTCCACGGGTCCCGCCACCACCTCCACGGCCACCAAGCTCGTCATCACCTCCGGCCCGAAGGCCGGTCTCGAGGTGCCCCTCGGCACCGAGCCGCTGAGCATCGGGCGCTCCAGCGAGTCGGGCCTGGTCATCCGAGACGACTACACGTCCAGCCATCACGCGCGCCTCGTGCCGCGCGGCGGCACCTGGACCATCCAGGACCTCGAGTCCACCAACGGCACCTTCCTGAACGGCCAGCGCCTCGCCGGACCGCCCGTCCCGATCTCGATCGGCACCCCCATCAAGGTGGGCGCCACGACCTTCGAGCTGCGAGCCTGA